The following proteins come from a genomic window of Flavobacterium crocinum:
- a CDS encoding helix-turn-helix transcriptional regulator, with the protein MLDETPKRFDRIIAILIQLQSKKIVKAQELADRFDCSLRTIYRDIRTLEASGVPIYSEAGVGYALMDGYRLPPVMFTREEVSSFIAAEKLMQKFTDPTLGTHYASAMYKLKSVLRSTDKDYLSNIESRIVMQTAEPMFNDNSPNTLAVLFEGIAEKKQILLTYKTFEKDETTQRNLEPIGVFHDNNNWYFLGYCHLRKDYRQFRTDRIQGIKKTDVNFTIEHDDLETYLTKAETCPTTKVRLLIDRKIARYLASERKYHGFISQKEVDDKIEMTFMSRDINNAFPRWFLMFGDYAEILEPEILKTNVLKLLEINKERLS; encoded by the coding sequence ATGCTCGACGAAACTCCTAAACGATTTGACCGGATTATTGCTATTTTGATTCAGTTACAATCTAAAAAGATTGTAAAAGCGCAGGAATTGGCCGATCGTTTTGATTGCAGTTTAAGAACTATTTACAGGGATATCAGAACACTCGAAGCTTCGGGAGTTCCTATTTACAGTGAAGCCGGAGTTGGTTATGCTTTAATGGACGGTTACAGATTGCCTCCTGTTATGTTTACGCGAGAAGAAGTGAGCAGCTTTATTGCGGCAGAAAAATTGATGCAAAAGTTTACCGATCCTACTTTGGGAACACATTATGCATCGGCCATGTATAAACTAAAATCGGTTTTAAGAAGTACCGATAAAGATTATCTTTCCAATATCGAATCCAGAATTGTCATGCAAACTGCAGAACCGATGTTTAATGATAATTCGCCTAATACTCTGGCTGTTCTTTTTGAAGGCATTGCTGAGAAAAAACAGATTCTTTTGACCTATAAAACTTTTGAGAAAGACGAAACCACTCAGCGTAACCTGGAACCAATTGGGGTTTTTCATGACAATAACAACTGGTATTTTCTGGGATATTGTCATCTTCGAAAAGATTACCGACAGTTTAGAACCGACCGAATTCAGGGAATCAAAAAAACCGATGTTAATTTTACAATTGAACACGATGACCTGGAAACCTATTTAACTAAAGCAGAAACCTGCCCAACAACAAAAGTCCGACTTTTAATTGACCGTAAAATAGCAAGATATTTAGCGAGCGAGAGAAAATATCACGGTTTTATTTCACAAAAAGAAGTAGATGACAAAATCGAAATGACTTTTATGTCCAGAGACATCAATAATGCGTTTCCAAGATGGTTTTTGATGTTTGGAGATTATGCCGAAATTCTGGAACCTGAAATATTAAAAACGAACGTCTTAAAATTATTAGAAATTAACAAAGAAAGGTTATCATAA
- a CDS encoding RagB/SusD family nutrient uptake outer membrane protein produces the protein MKKTYLYIFCLSLLSLGSCSLETEPLTQQTDGNFYKTTDDAYAALVGCYDGMQVATGASGLGVPVISEVMSDDCFGGTGNSDGYNYAAIDEFNIQRSPSDIDMLNGNWIAYYKALYRCNVLLSKMDQIDWKDDTTLRNTYESETRFIRAYLYFEMVRLWGNIPLLTKPSTENIPQAAPEEVYKVIAEDLVFASDHLPSSAYSATVSGRITKWAAKSLLGRVYLYYTGYYGKTDLAGVVTKAQALAHLEDVVASSGHGLLEDFSTLWPAASVDKYAGEANKEIVFSIKYTYTSDYNGNTDGNHWLVMFGMREFSSYPYGRGWGVTVNSKLWNAYAANDTRRVSTVIGITEEKIPFDKINNQREYTGYYNKKYTPMVDKDGKDLPLTMGSQFWDISQFQDYVVLRYADVLLMAAELGSGNAQAYFDDVRRRAYKTAFNSIPVNYDNIMNERHLEFALEGVRYWDLLRQGIGKASSTIAETTTLLNGGVQTTKTISTVNIQNTKGLQQIPNTQITLSNGVLKQNAGW, from the coding sequence ATGAAAAAGACTTATTTATATATTTTCTGTTTGAGTTTACTTTCTCTTGGTTCTTGCAGTCTGGAAACAGAACCTCTTACACAACAGACAGATGGAAATTTTTATAAAACTACAGATGATGCATACGCAGCATTAGTTGGTTGTTATGATGGAATGCAGGTGGCGACAGGAGCTTCTGGCTTAGGAGTTCCGGTAATTAGTGAAGTAATGTCTGATGATTGTTTTGGAGGAACAGGAAATTCAGACGGCTACAATTATGCTGCTATTGATGAGTTTAACATTCAACGTTCACCATCTGATATTGATATGCTGAACGGTAACTGGATCGCATACTATAAAGCGCTTTATCGTTGTAATGTTTTATTGTCAAAAATGGATCAAATTGACTGGAAAGACGATACTACTTTAAGAAATACTTATGAGTCTGAAACAAGATTTATCAGAGCTTACTTGTATTTTGAAATGGTTCGTTTATGGGGAAATATTCCTTTATTGACTAAGCCTTCAACAGAAAATATTCCTCAGGCAGCGCCAGAAGAAGTCTATAAAGTAATTGCAGAAGATTTAGTTTTTGCTTCAGATCATTTACCATCGTCAGCTTACAGCGCAACAGTTAGCGGACGTATTACAAAATGGGCAGCAAAATCTTTACTTGGTCGTGTTTACTTGTACTACACAGGATATTATGGCAAAACGGATTTAGCAGGAGTAGTGACTAAAGCACAAGCTTTGGCACATTTAGAAGATGTGGTAGCATCTAGCGGACACGGTTTATTAGAGGATTTCTCTACATTATGGCCGGCAGCTTCTGTTGACAAATATGCAGGTGAAGCGAATAAAGAAATCGTATTTTCTATAAAATATACTTACACGAGTGATTATAATGGAAATACTGATGGAAACCATTGGTTGGTAATGTTTGGAATGAGAGAATTCTCGTCTTATCCTTACGGACGTGGCTGGGGTGTAACGGTGAATTCTAAATTATGGAATGCTTATGCTGCTAATGATACCAGACGTGTTTCAACAGTAATTGGAATTACAGAAGAAAAAATTCCATTTGATAAAATAAATAATCAGCGTGAGTATACAGGTTACTACAACAAAAAATATACTCCAATGGTGGATAAAGATGGCAAAGATCTTCCGTTAACAATGGGAAGCCAGTTCTGGGATATCAGCCAGTTTCAAGATTATGTAGTATTAAGATATGCTGATGTACTTTTAATGGCGGCAGAATTAGGAAGTGGAAATGCACAAGCTTATTTTGATGATGTTAGAAGAAGAGCTTACAAAACAGCTTTTAATTCTATTCCAGTTAATTATGATAATATAATGAACGAAAGACATTTAGAGTTTGCTCTGGAAGGAGTTAGATACTGGGATTTATTGCGTCAGGGAATTGGAAAAGCATCTTCAACTATTGCAGAAACTACAACTTTACTTAACGGAGGTGTACAGACTACAAAAACAATTTCTACAGTAAACATCCAAAACACAAAAGGATTACAGCAGATTCCAAATACTCAGATTACATTATCTAATGGAGTATTGAAACAAAATGCAGGCTGGTAG
- a CDS encoding SusC/RagA family TonB-linked outer membrane protein has product MKSKNCIKTTKLSYFMTVLLSVFMMQFGFAQESKTVSGTITSAEDGFGVPGATVQVQGTKSSTVTDFDGKYKIEAKTGDVLVFTFVGFKTQNIKVGDQKVVNAVLQPETAELKEVVVIGYGSQKKTLVTNAVTQVSGENLTKTNTTNALQALQGQAAGLQITSTSGQPGESLNVVIRGVGSTAGSNPLYVVDGVLTGDISYLNNSDIESISVLKDAASAAIYGSQASNGVVLVTTKKGKRGATGQITFDQYYGVQSVARKVDLLDAREYATILNEARVNSGNTPYFTNAQIAGMGSGTNWMDKMLTDNAATKNFSFGASGGSETSVYSASLSYLGQEGVVGGPDLSNYERYNFRFNSEHKLYKDVVTIGENLSFAYIDRNGIGVGNQYNNSLRGAFQATPLLPMYDANGNYFDTSGSTEPWLTGVANPYALMVYNNQNESNSQKLLGNVYLQIQPVKNLTFRTTLGLDYNVSEGHSYSPIYRLSIYANNAFDRVNQNMNKSRSINWDNLLTYKFNVADSHHFEAMAGTSYINYNTTSIEAANADSVFNDLEHAWIDNTTNKDGARMSMKGSKFENVLMSYFGRLNYNYQEKYLLNATLRADGSSKFAQGNQWGYFPSVSGGWVASNEEFLKDSKVFNFLKFRASWGQVGNQSIRSFQFLSLIKSNNTNYSFGDKEGVLTPGAYPQNIANPDLKWETSEQIDLGFDARFLDNALSVNFDVYKKTNKDWLILAPILATAGADAPFINGGDVVNKGVELSLNYQNKIGDFNYSVSANGAYNKNTVGSIPNADGIIHGLNGELYDNSGEFYRAENGHPLGYFWGYKTGGVFQNQAQIDNYKSANGVVLQPNAAPGDLIYVNTNGDDKIDASDKTSIGNPNPDFTYGFSLSASYKAFDFSLNANGVAGNQIVQSYRNQANTYGNYTSAILSRWHGEGSSNTMPRVTEDNRNFTQFSDLYVQDGDFLRINTVTLGFDLAKMKHSKPFFASQFRMYFSVLNLYTFTKYDGMDPEIGFGSSNDDQKFSSGVDVGYYPRPRTFMLGLNVKL; this is encoded by the coding sequence ATGAAAAGCAAAAATTGTATTAAAACAACAAAGCTGTCATATTTTATGACGGTGCTGCTTAGCGTATTTATGATGCAGTTTGGATTTGCTCAAGAATCCAAAACTGTAAGTGGAACCATCACTTCTGCCGAAGACGGATTTGGTGTTCCGGGAGCAACTGTACAAGTACAGGGAACAAAATCGAGTACTGTTACCGATTTTGATGGAAAATATAAAATTGAAGCCAAAACAGGCGATGTTTTAGTATTCACTTTCGTGGGATTTAAAACACAGAATATTAAGGTTGGCGATCAAAAAGTAGTCAACGCGGTTTTACAGCCGGAAACTGCAGAACTTAAAGAAGTTGTAGTTATTGGATATGGTTCTCAAAAGAAAACCTTGGTTACAAATGCTGTAACTCAGGTTAGTGGAGAAAACCTAACAAAAACAAATACTACCAATGCGCTTCAGGCACTTCAGGGTCAGGCTGCGGGTCTTCAAATTACTTCAACTTCTGGCCAACCGGGAGAAAGCCTGAATGTAGTAATTAGAGGAGTTGGTTCAACAGCAGGAAGTAATCCGCTTTATGTTGTTGACGGAGTACTTACAGGAGATATTTCGTATTTGAATAACTCTGATATCGAATCGATTTCTGTTTTAAAAGATGCGGCTTCGGCGGCAATCTACGGTTCACAAGCTTCAAATGGAGTGGTGTTGGTTACAACAAAAAAAGGAAAACGTGGTGCAACTGGACAAATCACATTCGATCAATATTATGGCGTTCAGTCAGTAGCAAGAAAAGTAGATTTGCTGGATGCTAGGGAATATGCTACAATATTAAATGAAGCAAGAGTAAACTCTGGAAATACACCGTATTTTACAAATGCTCAAATTGCAGGAATGGGTTCTGGAACCAACTGGATGGATAAAATGCTGACAGATAATGCGGCTACAAAAAATTTCTCTTTTGGGGCTTCAGGCGGTTCTGAGACTTCTGTTTATTCAGCTTCTTTGTCTTACTTAGGGCAAGAAGGTGTTGTAGGAGGACCAGACTTATCAAACTATGAGCGTTATAATTTCAGATTCAATTCAGAACATAAATTATACAAAGATGTTGTGACAATTGGAGAAAACCTGAGTTTTGCTTACATTGACAGAAACGGAATTGGTGTTGGAAATCAATACAACAACTCTTTAAGAGGCGCTTTTCAAGCAACACCTTTACTGCCAATGTATGATGCAAACGGAAATTACTTCGATACTTCAGGAAGTACAGAGCCTTGGTTAACTGGTGTGGCAAACCCTTACGCTTTAATGGTGTACAATAATCAGAATGAAAGTAACAGTCAAAAATTATTAGGAAATGTTTACTTGCAGATCCAGCCAGTTAAAAACCTGACTTTTAGAACCACTTTAGGTCTTGACTATAATGTTAGCGAAGGACATTCTTATTCTCCAATTTATCGATTATCAATTTATGCTAACAACGCTTTTGACAGAGTAAATCAGAACATGAATAAAAGCAGAAGCATCAACTGGGATAACTTATTGACATATAAATTTAACGTAGCCGATAGCCACCATTTTGAAGCTATGGCTGGTACCTCTTATATTAATTACAATACAACTTCTATAGAAGCAGCCAATGCAGATTCTGTTTTTAATGACTTAGAACACGCATGGATTGATAACACTACAAATAAAGACGGCGCTAGAATGTCTATGAAAGGAAGTAAGTTTGAGAATGTTTTAATGTCTTACTTTGGAAGATTAAATTACAATTACCAAGAAAAGTATTTATTAAATGCTACTCTTAGAGCAGATGGTTCTTCAAAATTTGCACAAGGAAATCAGTGGGGTTATTTCCCGTCAGTTTCTGGAGGATGGGTTGCTTCAAATGAAGAATTCTTAAAAGATTCAAAAGTATTCAACTTCCTTAAATTTAGAGCAAGCTGGGGACAAGTAGGAAACCAGAGTATTAGATCTTTCCAATTTTTATCTTTAATAAAATCTAATAATACAAACTACAGTTTTGGCGATAAAGAAGGGGTACTTACACCAGGTGCATATCCTCAAAACATTGCAAACCCTGATCTAAAATGGGAAACTTCAGAGCAAATTGACCTTGGGTTTGATGCAAGATTTTTGGACAATGCATTAAGCGTGAACTTTGATGTGTATAAAAAAACAAACAAAGACTGGCTTATTTTAGCTCCAATCTTGGCAACTGCTGGTGCTGATGCTCCATTTATTAACGGAGGAGATGTGGTTAATAAAGGAGTTGAGTTAAGTTTAAACTATCAGAATAAAATTGGAGATTTTAATTACAGCGTAAGTGCAAATGGTGCTTATAATAAAAATACGGTTGGGTCAATTCCAAATGCAGATGGAATTATCCACGGTTTAAATGGCGAACTTTACGATAACTCAGGGGAGTTTTATAGAGCAGAAAACGGACATCCATTAGGATATTTCTGGGGATATAAAACAGGAGGAGTTTTCCAAAACCAAGCACAGATTGACAATTACAAATCGGCTAACGGAGTAGTTTTACAGCCAAATGCTGCACCTGGAGATTTGATTTATGTAAACACAAATGGAGATGATAAAATCGATGCTTCAGACAAAACAAGCATCGGAAATCCAAACCCTGATTTTACTTACGGATTCTCTCTATCAGCTAGTTATAAAGCTTTCGATTTTTCGCTTAATGCAAATGGAGTAGCTGGAAACCAAATCGTACAATCGTACAGAAATCAGGCAAATACTTACGGAAATTATACTTCGGCAATATTAAGCCGTTGGCACGGAGAAGGTTCTTCGAACACAATGCCAAGAGTAACAGAGGATAATAGAAACTTTACTCAATTCTCTGATCTATACGTTCAGGATGGAGATTTCTTAAGAATCAACACCGTAACATTAGGATTTGATTTAGCAAAAATGAAACATTCAAAACCATTTTTTGCAAGTCAGTTTAGAATGTATTTCTCAGTATTGAACCTTTATACTTTCACAAAGTATGACGGAATGGATCCTGAAATAGGATTTGGTTCTTCTAATGATGATCAAAAGTTTTCATCAGGGGTTGATGTGGGTTACTATCCAAGACCAAGAACATTTATGTTAGGTCTAAATGTTAAACTTTAA
- a CDS encoding NUDIX hydrolase — protein MTEIITNDHKPAVEGITIDCVFFGFNKESLEVLLVQHAQGESKGKWGLLGGWLQLDESADDAAQRILQELTGLEDIYLEQLKAFTNPKRVPERRVVTIGYYTLVNREDYNIKASLRVIEAKWYKINEIPDLIFDHNEILNFSLLQLRNRVRQAPIGFNLLPEKFTLLQLMHLYEEILGIELDKSNFRRKILHMKLLTALDEKQKDVSHRAAKLYKFDDEMYKKLTEKGFNFEY, from the coding sequence TTGACAGAAATAATTACTAACGACCACAAACCCGCTGTTGAAGGAATCACAATTGACTGTGTTTTCTTTGGTTTTAACAAAGAGAGTCTCGAAGTTCTCCTGGTTCAGCACGCTCAAGGAGAAAGTAAAGGAAAATGGGGACTTCTTGGCGGATGGCTTCAATTGGACGAAAGTGCCGATGATGCCGCACAGCGTATTTTACAAGAGCTCACAGGACTTGAAGACATTTATCTGGAGCAATTAAAAGCCTTTACAAACCCGAAACGTGTTCCGGAAAGACGTGTCGTTACGATTGGTTATTACACTTTAGTCAATCGGGAAGATTATAACATTAAAGCCAGCTTAAGAGTCATAGAGGCAAAATGGTATAAAATAAACGAAATTCCGGATCTGATTTTTGATCATAATGAGATTCTAAATTTCAGTTTATTACAGCTTAGAAACAGAGTACGTCAGGCTCCAATTGGATTTAATTTACTGCCTGAAAAATTTACTTTACTACAACTGATGCATTTGTATGAAGAAATTCTGGGAATTGAATTGGATAAATCCAACTTTAGGCGAAAAATTCTGCACATGAAACTTTTGACTGCATTGGATGAAAAACAAAAAGACGTTTCGCACAGAGCAGCCAAACTTTACAAATTTGATGACGAGATGTACAAAAAATTAACTGAAAAAGGGTTTAATTTTGAATATTAG
- a CDS encoding NUDIX hydrolase, with protein MVENVDDRTASKNEHSAMNAITIDCVIFGFDKGSLEVLLVQHGEGISKGKWGLPGGWIYKKESTDNAAHRLLNELTGLDNIYLEQLKAFGDPDRFPLRRVITIGYYALVKREDYNIKAGFTASDAQWYKIDSIPDLIYDHNEILDYSLKHLRNRVRQTPIGFNLLPEKFTLLQLMQLYEEILGIEMDKPNFRRKILHMKLLVALDEKQQDVSHRAAQLYKFDPEIYDKLTQKGFNFEF; from the coding sequence ATGGTTGAAAATGTAGATGACAGAACTGCTTCAAAAAATGAGCACAGCGCCATGAATGCGATCACAATTGACTGTGTTATTTTTGGTTTTGACAAAGGCAGTCTTGAGGTACTTTTGGTACAGCACGGAGAGGGTATCAGCAAAGGAAAATGGGGTCTTCCGGGAGGATGGATTTATAAAAAAGAAAGCACAGACAATGCGGCTCATCGATTATTAAATGAGCTAACTGGTCTTGACAATATTTATCTGGAACAGCTGAAAGCATTTGGCGATCCTGATCGTTTTCCGTTAAGACGAGTTATTACAATTGGATATTATGCTCTTGTAAAAAGAGAAGACTATAATATTAAAGCCGGTTTTACAGCTTCTGATGCACAATGGTATAAAATAGACAGCATACCGGATTTGATTTATGATCATAATGAAATCTTAGATTACAGTTTAAAACACCTTCGAAACAGAGTTCGTCAAACTCCAATTGGATTTAATCTGCTGCCGGAAAAATTTACTTTATTACAATTAATGCAGTTGTACGAAGAAATTTTAGGAATCGAAATGGACAAACCAAACTTTAGAAGAAAAATTCTTCACATGAAACTTTTGGTTGCATTAGATGAGAAACAGCAGGATGTTTCGCATCGGGCGGCACAGCTATACAAGTTTGATCCAGAAATCTATGATAAATTAACCCAAAAAGGATTTAATTTTGAATTCTGA
- a CDS encoding DinB family protein, whose amino-acid sequence MKTLAAQVITQEDLLKHWQGHRALTRRLIEIFPEKDFFEFSIGGMRPFAKLVDELLAIAVPGLRGIVTKQTEAFSEGGEKLIFKAQYLEKWDEATEEINTYWEQLSIEDFSETFNLFGQYEFPIIQNILYFIDNEVHHRGQAYVYLRALNIEPPFFWER is encoded by the coding sequence ATGAAAACATTAGCTGCACAAGTAATTACACAAGAAGATTTATTGAAACACTGGCAAGGTCATCGTGCTCTTACACGTCGATTAATTGAAATTTTTCCGGAGAAAGATTTCTTCGAATTTTCAATAGGAGGAATGCGTCCTTTTGCAAAATTAGTTGATGAACTTTTGGCTATTGCAGTTCCAGGACTTAGAGGAATTGTAACGAAACAAACTGAAGCATTCTCCGAAGGAGGAGAAAAATTGATTTTTAAAGCACAATACCTTGAAAAATGGGATGAAGCGACAGAAGAAATCAATACATACTGGGAACAATTGTCTATTGAAGATTTCAGCGAAACTTTTAATCTTTTTGGACAGTATGAATTTCCAATTATTCAGAACATTTTGTACTTTATTGATAACGAAGTGCACCACAGAGGACAGGCTTATGTTTATTTAAGAGCTTTGAATATCGAACCGCCGTTTTTCTGGGAAAGATAA
- a CDS encoding outer membrane beta-barrel protein, protein MKTKFSVILALFTFCIANAQQDEVDAEMNSAKGVTFQQGDMFLEGSIKISTGGTADYYGFSPKFGYLLNDKFAVGAKLNYSSNKVETTQVKTNVFGVGAFARYYFLELDKKRFKTYAELGLGYGRNKTETPLVGSDTDNSLTADINVGLNYFVTKNIAVTFVLANVLAYNSVSPENGPSSDTFQLNINLFENIFNQPQFGVLYRF, encoded by the coding sequence ATGAAAACCAAATTTTCTGTTATTTTAGCACTATTCACTTTCTGCATTGCAAATGCTCAACAAGACGAAGTTGACGCAGAAATGAATTCCGCAAAAGGTGTGACTTTTCAACAAGGAGATATGTTTCTTGAAGGTTCTATTAAAATTAGTACTGGTGGCACAGCCGATTATTATGGATTTAGTCCAAAATTTGGCTATTTGCTAAATGATAAATTTGCAGTTGGAGCCAAATTGAATTACTCCAGTAATAAAGTAGAAACAACTCAGGTAAAAACAAATGTATTTGGAGTTGGCGCTTTTGCACGTTACTATTTCTTAGAACTGGATAAAAAACGTTTTAAAACTTATGCGGAACTTGGCTTAGGTTACGGAAGAAACAAAACCGAAACTCCTCTTGTTGGTAGCGATACCGATAACAGCTTAACTGCTGATATCAATGTTGGATTAAACTATTTTGTAACCAAAAACATTGCGGTAACTTTTGTACTGGCAAATGTTCTCGCTTACAACAGTGTTTCGCCGGAAAACGGACCATCTTCGGATACTTTTCAATTAAACATTAACTTATTTGAAAATATCTTTAATCAGCCGCAATTTGGAGTTTTGTATAGATTTTAA
- the lepA gene encoding translation elongation factor 4 — translation MKKIRNFCIIAHIDHGKSTLADRLLGATQTVTAREEKAQLLDNMDLERERGITIKSHAIQMEYKYKGEEYILNLIDTPGHVDFSYEVSRSIAACEGALLIVDAAQSIQAQTISNLYLALENDLEIIPVLNKVDLPSANPEEVSDDIIDLLGCKLEDIIHASGKTGFGVENILAAIIEKIPAPKGNPEEPLQALIFDSVYNPFRGIEVIFRVVNGEIKKGQKIKFMATDNEYFADEIGTLKLNQVPKNVVSAGDVGYLISGIKEAREVKVGDTITDAKVPTTNMITGFEDVKPMVFAGIYPVDTEDYEDLRSSMEKLQLNDASLVFAPESSAALGFGFRCGFLGMLHMEIIQERLEREFDMTVITTVPNVSYLAYTKKHPETPLVVNNPSDLPEPSKLDRVEEPFIKATIITKADFVGNVMSLCIEKRGLITNQTYLTTERVELNFDMPLAEIVFDFYDRLKTVSKGYASFDYSPIGMRTSKLVKLDVLLNAQTVDALSALIHEDNAYNIGKKMTEKLRELIPRQQFDIPIQAAIGAKIIARETIKALRKDVTAKCYGGDISRKRKLLEKQKKGKKRMRQVGNVEIPQEAFMAVLKLND, via the coding sequence ATGAAGAAGATACGTAACTTTTGCATTATTGCACACATTGATCACGGTAAAAGTACATTGGCGGACAGATTACTAGGCGCAACACAAACCGTTACAGCTCGTGAAGAAAAAGCACAATTGCTTGACAACATGGACTTGGAGCGTGAACGTGGAATTACTATTAAGAGTCATGCCATTCAGATGGAATACAAATACAAAGGCGAGGAATATATCTTAAACCTAATTGATACTCCCGGCCACGTAGATTTTTCGTATGAAGTTTCCAGATCTATCGCTGCCTGCGAAGGGGCTTTATTGATTGTGGATGCGGCACAAAGTATTCAGGCACAAACGATTTCAAACTTATACTTAGCACTTGAAAACGACTTAGAAATCATTCCGGTTTTGAATAAAGTCGATTTGCCAAGTGCAAACCCGGAAGAAGTTAGTGATGATATTATCGATTTATTAGGTTGTAAATTAGAGGATATTATTCATGCTTCTGGAAAAACCGGTTTTGGTGTTGAGAATATCTTAGCAGCCATTATCGAAAAAATTCCTGCCCCAAAAGGAAATCCTGAAGAGCCATTACAAGCTTTGATTTTCGACTCAGTTTACAATCCGTTCCGTGGAATTGAGGTAATCTTTAGAGTTGTAAACGGTGAAATCAAAAAAGGTCAGAAAATTAAATTCATGGCTACAGATAATGAATATTTCGCTGACGAAATTGGAACTTTAAAACTAAATCAGGTTCCTAAAAATGTAGTTTCAGCAGGAGATGTTGGTTATTTGATTTCCGGAATTAAAGAGGCTCGCGAAGTAAAAGTTGGAGATACCATTACAGATGCAAAAGTTCCGACAACTAATATGATTACTGGTTTTGAGGACGTAAAACCAATGGTATTTGCCGGAATTTATCCTGTTGATACCGAAGACTACGAAGATTTACGTTCTTCAATGGAGAAACTACAATTAAACGATGCTTCATTAGTTTTCGCTCCTGAAAGTTCTGCTGCATTAGGATTTGGTTTCCGATGCGGATTCTTAGGAATGCTTCACATGGAAATTATCCAGGAACGTTTAGAACGCGAGTTCGATATGACTGTAATTACTACAGTTCCTAACGTTTCTTATTTGGCTTACACTAAAAAACATCCAGAAACTCCATTAGTTGTAAACAATCCATCAGATTTACCGGAACCTTCAAAACTAGACAGAGTTGAAGAACCTTTTATAAAAGCTACTATCATTACAAAAGCAGATTTCGTTGGAAACGTAATGAGTTTATGTATTGAAAAACGTGGTTTAATTACCAACCAAACATACCTAACAACTGAGCGTGTTGAATTAAACTTCGATATGCCATTGGCGGAAATTGTATTCGATTTCTACGATCGTTTAAAAACTGTTTCTAAAGGTTACGCTTCTTTCGATTACTCTCCTATTGGAATGAGAACTTCTAAACTAGTTAAGCTTGACGTTCTTTTAAATGCTCAAACAGTTGATGCACTTTCTGCATTGATTCACGAAGACAACGCTTATAACATCGGTAAAAAAATGACCGAGAAATTACGCGAGTTAATTCCAAGACAACAATTTGACATTCCGATTCAGGCTGCCATTGGAGCTAAAATTATTGCTCGTGAAACGATTAAAGCACTTCGTAAAGACGTTACCGCAAAATGTTACGGTGGAGATATTTCGCGTAAGCGTAAACTTCTTGAAAAGCAGAAAAAAGGTAAAAAACGTATGCGTCAGGTAGGAAATGTTGAGATTCCGCAAGAAGCATTTATGGCTGTTTTGAAATTGAATGACTAA
- a CDS encoding DinB family protein produces MSLKKIMSNYADYNLWVNQQFVNWLSPKSDELLYAEVPSSFSTIMKTLDHIWSTEEYWFSVISQKDVSQKKEENELSKEEIFEGLLNSSAKLKHFINSLSEEDLSTEIKIVNPWFECELPIADYLIQVINHGTYHRGQIVTIGRNIGITDASNTDYNFYNVIKQQ; encoded by the coding sequence ATGAGTTTAAAGAAGATAATGTCCAATTATGCCGATTATAATTTATGGGTAAATCAGCAATTTGTAAACTGGCTTTCGCCGAAGTCAGATGAATTGCTGTATGCAGAAGTACCTTCGAGCTTTTCAACTATAATGAAAACACTCGACCATATTTGGTCTACAGAAGAATATTGGTTTTCTGTAATTTCCCAAAAAGATGTTTCTCAAAAGAAGGAGGAAAACGAATTATCGAAAGAAGAGATTTTTGAAGGATTGCTCAACTCATCTGCAAAATTGAAACATTTCATCAACTCATTGTCTGAAGAAGATTTAAGTACAGAAATTAAAATCGTAAATCCGTGGTTTGAATGCGAATTGCCAATTGCAGATTATCTGATTCAGGTAATTAATCACGGCACATATCACCGCGGACAGATTGTAACCATAGGAAGAAATATCGGAATTACGGATGCTTCCAATACAGATTACAATTTTTACAATGTGATAAAACAGCAATAA